The Miscanthus floridulus cultivar M001 chromosome 17, ASM1932011v1, whole genome shotgun sequence genome has a window encoding:
- the LOC136515637 gene encoding uncharacterized protein, with amino-acid sequence MQGVGRRGGGSPAWAPARRSGVAVARACASFACGALPGGACGKGRRGVSGRAGGTGGSGMRGGSGVATARACASCAGGQRCRATLARVGRAACAGGGGAGGLGMRGRAAAALWRRRASGRAGGRAQGEDRVLGLHGIIDFGHSKNDIHDI; translated from the exons ATGCAGGGCGTGGGGCGGCGTGGCGGGGGCTCACCGGCGTGGGCGCCGGCGCGGCGGAGCGGGGTGGCGGTGGCGCGCGCGTGTGCGAGCTTCGCGTGCGGGGCGCTACCAGGCGGCGCTTGCGGGAAGGGGCGGCGTGGTGTGAGCGGGCGGGCGGGTGGCACTGGCGGGTCGGGGATGCGCGGCGGATCAGGGGTGGCGACGGCGCGCGCGTGTGCGAGCTGTGCGGGCGGGCAGCGCTGCCGGGCGACGCTGGCGCGGGTGGGCAGGGCGGCGTGCGCGGGCGGGGGCGGCGCTGGCGGGCTGGGGATGCGCggcagagcggcggcggcgctatgGCGGCGGCGGGCGTCGGGACGAGCGGGCGGGCGAGCGCAAGGAGAAGATAGGGTTCTGGG gttaCATGGAATAATCgattttggtcattcaaaaaatgatattcatgatatttag